A genomic region of Methanocalculus natronophilus contains the following coding sequences:
- a CDS encoding ATP-dependent helicase, translating into MDILIKDLNEAQQKAVSQTEGPVMAIAGAGSGKTNVLTKRIAFLINNVGVPKDQILAITFTNKAANEMKVRIAKLLNAPTQSMWISTFHSMCARILREHIEYLGYDKRFQIIDDDDTVQMIKSIQKEKGIDTKTIDPRKLKTHVMNLKSEDVNISHYKEPLSGYLNIVFPEYVKRLKENNLVDFEDLIMLTIKLFKQETHLLNHYQKLFQYILVDEFQDTNNAQYE; encoded by the coding sequence ATGGATATCTTAATTAAAGACTTAAATGAAGCACAACAAAAAGCGGTTAGCCAAACGGAAGGCCCTGTCATGGCAATTGCAGGGGCTGGAAGCGGTAAAACGAATGTTTTAACGAAGCGCATCGCTTTTTTAATAAATAATGTTGGTGTTCCTAAAGATCAAATTTTAGCCATTACTTTTACGAATAAAGCAGCAAATGAAATGAAAGTAAGAATTGCTAAATTATTAAATGCGCCGACGCAATCTATGTGGATTTCTACATTTCATTCAATGTGTGCACGTATTTTAAGAGAGCATATTGAATATTTAGGGTATGATAAAAGGTTTCAAATTATAGATGACGATGATACCGTTCAAATGATTAAATCGATTCAAAAAGAAAAAGGGATAGACACCAAAACGATTGATCCAAGAAAATTAAAGACACATGTGATGAATTTAAAAAGTGAAGACGTAAACATTAGTCATTATAAAGAACCACTAAGTGGTTATTTGAACATTGTTTTTCCTGAATATGTGAAAAGGCTAAAAGAAAATAATTTGGTGGATTTTGAAGATTTAATTATGTTAACCATTAAACTCTTTAAACAAGAAACCCACCTTTTAAATCATTACCAAAAACTGTTTCAATACATTTTGGTAGATGAATTCCAAGATACAAACAATGCGCAGTATGAATT